The Amaranthus tricolor cultivar Red isolate AtriRed21 chromosome 6, ASM2621246v1, whole genome shotgun sequence genome has a segment encoding these proteins:
- the LOC130816161 gene encoding uncharacterized protein LOC130816161 isoform X1, with product MATLTPPLTNTFSSMLPGPPGRNNAGAIDITSSSTLLAFASGSSVSLVDIRSMQLIAVVPLPPPQSSSSSSSPSLSPFVTSVKWAPHSLRQFDILSSDSLSSSSHLLLAVGDRQGRLSLFDFKSKSVVLWFETDHNSLKLGIQEMCWVKSSLDSWALAVITGPHMVSIFSASTGKCFFKYDAVSEFLSCIRRDPFDSRHLVVLGLKGFLLSVKLIGESEDDVILQELQVRTDCSELMKLERDLVGSGGNPVPTSPASAMFPNYPVKCAFSLEWRHILFVTFPRELVVFDLQYETALFRANLPRGGKFLDVLPDPNSELVYCVHLDGKLSTWRRREGEQAYAICTMQELMPSVGSFVPSPSILAAVICESDCVLQNIGKIYSDVPHTPFSDEDYDNPFDFCDESLPAAKTHLISISDDGKVWNWLLTAEGPEVAPKDASKMITPVNNVSRTSDLNIGNEISKGSSTNQRSERVRGRERSSNLTVYPEDTLFKISLVGQLHLLSSTVTTLAVPSPSLTATLARGGNLPAAVVPLVALGTQSGTIEIIDVSANAVTTSFVVHNGVVRGLRWLGNSRLVSFSFTQANEKSGGYINSLVVTCVRSGLNRSFRIFKKPEKAPIRALKASSSGRYLLILFHDNPVEVWAMTKNPIMLRSLALPLTILEWTLPTVPRPSAPTRQSSISLKDRIVGQSGTSSPKAPENESSQESKPVSAEGSQEESSESFAFALVNGAIGVFEVQGRRIKDFRPKWPSSSFVSSDGLITAMAYRLPHVVMGDRSGNIRWWDVTTGHTSSFNTHREGIRRIKFSPVVTGDRSRGRVAVLFYDNTFAVYDLDSPDPLANSVLQPQCPGTLVLELDWLHVRTHNDDPLVLCIAGADSSFRLVEVTLNDRRIAHGVIKERFRPMPLCTPMLLPTPHALALRMILQLGVKPSWFNTSSITIDKRLHHISGTPKSAGELRSYIIDSSYVGDVAVSEMLLKVLEPYRQEGCILDDERARLYAKIMNKGSSVRLAFAAMIFGESAEALFWLQLPRALNHLINKSLIKQPQKNTLSDPVLQVDDLTEITSCGKTLPGSDRRESLSQGQLRLMAFEQEELWETANERILWHEKLNGEDAIQNRVHDLVTVGNLEAAVSLLLSTSPESHYFYANSLRAVALASAVSKSLLELAVKVVAANMVRTDKSLSGTHLLCAVGRHQEACSQLQDAGCWTDAATLAATHLKGSDYSRVMQRWADHVLHTEHNLWRALILYVAAGAFREALTALREVQQPDTAAMFVVACREIHADILANIEDSEGSTESSSKDKLQNLPVLSLENEEVIAAYELYGQYQRKLVHLCIESLPSSD from the exons ATGGCTACCCTCACACCGCCATTAACAAACACATTTTCATCAATGCTTCCAGGTCCTCCTGGTCGCAACAATGCCGGAGCTATTGACATCACATCTTCCTCAACTCTCTTAGCTTTCGCATCTGGCAGCTCAGTTTCTCTCGTCGACATCAGATCCATGCAATTAATCGCCGTCGTTCCTCTCCCACCTCCTCaatcctcttcttcttcctcatctccTTCTCTTTCCCCTTTCGTCACCTCCGTTAAATGGGCTCCACACTCCCTACGTCAATTCGATATTCTCTCCTCCGATTCTCTTTCCTCATCTTCTCACCTTCTCCTTGCTGTTGGTGACAGACAAGGTAGATTATCACTTTTTGATTTCAAATCTAAATCCGTTGTTCTTTGGTTCGAAACCGATCATAATTCGCTTAAACTTGGAATTCAGGAAATGTGTTGGGTTAAATCAAGTTTAGATTCGTGGGCGCTCGCTGTTATTACTGGTCCACATATGGTGTCGATTTTTTCAGCATCAACGGGAAAATGTTTCTTTAAATACGACGCCGTTTCGGAGTTTCTTTCGTGTATACGGCGTGATCCGTTTGATTCTCGGCATCTTGTTGTTTTAGGGTTAAAGGGTTTTTTACTCTCGGTTAAATTGATTGGAGAATCTGAAGACGATGTCATTTTGCAGGAACTTCAAGTTAGGACGGATTGTTCTGAATTGATGAAATTAGAGAGGGATTTAGTTGGCAGTGGTGGTAACCCAGTCCCTACTTCTCCTGCATCGGCAATGTTTCCCAATTATCCTGTGAAATGTGCGTTTTCGTTGGAATGGAGACATATATTGTTTGTGACGTTTCCTAGGGAGTTAGTAGTGTTTGATTTGCAGTATGAGACGGCATTGTTTAGGGCAAATTTGCCGCGTGGAGGGAAGTTTCTTGATGTATTGCCGGACCCCAATAGTGAGCTGGTGTATTGTGTTCATCTTGATGGGAAGCTTAGTACTTGGAGACGACGCGA AGGTGAACAGGCATATGCAATTTGTACAATGCAAGAATTGATGCCTTCAGTTGGCTCATTTGTTCCTTCCCCCTCCATTCTTGCTGCTGTTATCTGCGAATCTGATTGTGTTCTTCAGAATATTGGCAAGATTTATTCTGATGTCCCTCATACTCCTTTTAGTGATGAGGACTACGATAATCCTTTCGATTTTTGCGATGAGTCTCTTCCTGCCGCGAAGACTCATTTGATCTCTATTTCTGATGATGGAAAAGTATGGAATTGGCTTCTAACGGCTGAAGGGCCTGAGGTGGCTCCCAAAGACGCGTCAAAGATGATAACACCTGTGAATAATGTATCACGTACTTCAGATTTGAATATCGGTAATGAAATTTCTAAGGGATCTTCGACAAACCAAAGATCTGAACGTGTAAGAGGGAGAGAGCGTTCATCTAATTTAACCGTCTATCCTGAAGACACATTGTTTAAG ATAAGCTTAGTTGGACAGTTACATCTTCTTTCTTCAACGGTGACTACACTTGCTGTACCATCCCCTTCTTTAACAGCTACTTTGGCCC gTGGTGGCAATCTACCTGCTGCGGTTGTTCCGCTGGTTGCTCTGGGTACCCAAAGTGGCACAATTGAGATCATTGATGTTTCTGCCAATGCTGTTACAACGTCTTTTGTTGTTCATAATGGGGTTGTAAGGGGATTAAGATGGCTTGGAAATTCTCGTTTGGTATCTTTTTCTTTCACTCAG GCCAATGAAAAATCCGGAGGCTACATTAACAGTCTTGTTGTGACATGTGTAAGAAGTGGTCTTAATCGGTCGTTTCGGATTTTTAAAAAGCCAGAAAAGGCACCCATACGAGCTCTCAAAGCTTCTTCATCCGGAAG ATATTTGCTGATTCTATTTCATGATAATCCTGTGGAGGTGTGGGCAATGACAAAGAACCCTATTATG CTTAGATCACTAGCACTTCCACTTACGATACTGGAGTGGACTCTCCCAACAGTTCCTCGACCATCTGCACCAACTAGGCAATCCTCGATATCATTAAAGGATCGGATAGTTGGTCAATCTGGGACATCATCCCCAAAGGCCCCAGAGAATGAATCTTCTCAAGAATCTA AGCCGGTGAGTGCTGAGGGATCTCAGGAGGAAAGCTCGGAGAGCTTTGCTTTTGCACTTGTTAATGGTGCAATTGGAGTTTTTGAGGtacaaggaagaagaatcaaaGACTTCAG ACCAAAGTGGCCTTCGTCTTCATTTGTTTCATCTGATGGGTTGATTACTGCTATGGCTTATCGACTTCCTCATGTG GTTATGGGGGACAGATCTGGTAACATACGCTGGTGGGATGTAACAACTGGGCACACTTCCTCATTCAATACTCATAGAGAAGGAATAAGAAGGATAAAATTTTCACCTGTTGTTACTGGAGATCGAAGTCGAGGACGTGTTGCGGTTCTTTTTTATGACAACACATTTGCAGTGTATGACCTT GACTCACCAGATCCTCTAGCAAACTCCGTTTTACAACCCCAATGTCCCGGAACATTGGTTTTGGAACTTGATTGGCTGCATGTGCGGACTCATAATGATGATCCATTAGTCTTGTGCATTGCTGGAGCTGATAGCAGTTTTAGACTTGTTGAGGTTACTCT AAATGACCGAAGAATCGCACATGGAGTAATCAAGGAGAGGTTTCGGCCAATGCCTCTGTGTACGCCAATGTTACTTCCTACTCCACATGCCCTG GCATTGCGAATGATTTTGCAGCTGGGCGTAAAACCCTCTTGGTTTAACACAAGCAGCATAACAATTGATAAAAGGCTTCACCACATTTCGGGGACTCCAAAATCAGCTGGAGAACTTCGCAGTTACATTATTGATTCTTCATATGTTGGCGATGTTGCGGTATCAGAGATGCTTCTCAAAGTATTGGAGCCCTATCGTCAAGAAG GTTGCATACTTGATGATGAAAGAGCTAGACTGTATGCTAAAATAATGAACAAAGGTTCTTCGGTGAGGCTTGCGTTTGCTGCTATGATCTTTGGTGAATCAGCTGAGGCGCTTTTCTGGTTACAGCTGCCTCGAGCACTTAACCATTTGATTAATAAGTCACTTATTAAGCAGCCTCAGAAAAACACTTTGTCAGATCCAGTGCTTCAGGTTGATGATCTGACTGAAATAACATCATGCGGTAAAACATTACCTGGGTCAGACAGAAGGGAATCACTG AGTCAAGGCCAACTTAGATTAATGGCATTTGAGCAAGAAGAGTTGTGGGAGACTGCTAATGAACGAATACTTTGGCATGAGAAATTGAATGGGGAAGATGCTATACAAAACCGTGTCCATGA TCTTGTTACAGTGGGAAACTTAGAAGCTGCTGTGAGTTTATTACTATCCACTTCTCCTGAAAGTCATTACTTTTATGCGAATTCGCTGCGTGCAGTTGCCCTTGCTTCTGCAGTGTCCAAGTCTCTTCTTGAACTTGCTGTTAAG GTTGTTGCAGCCAACATGGTAAGGACAGATAAGTCGTTGTCTGGTACCCATCTGCTTTGCGCTGTTGGGAGGCATCAAGAAGCTTGTTCTCAG CTACAAGATGCTGGATGTTGGACTGATGCTGCAACTCTCGCTGCCACACATTTAAAGGGTTCTGATTACTCCAG GGTAATGCAAAGATGGGCAGACCATGTTCTTCACACTGAGCACAATCTTTGGAG GGCTCTAATTTTGTATGTAGCAGCTGGTGCATTTCGAGAAGCTTTAACAGCACTTCGTGAAGTACAGCAACCAGATACAGCAGCTATGTTTGTTGTTGCTTGTCGCGAAATTCATGCAGATATCCTTGCTAACATAGAGGATTCTGAAGGATCAACTGAGTCATCTTCAAAAGACAAGCTACAAAACTTGCCTGTCCTAAGCCTGGAAAATGAAGAAGTCATTGCAGCTTATGAGCTTTACGGACAATATCAAAGAAAGCTGGTGCATTTGTGCATTGAGTCGCTGCCTTCTTCCGACTAA
- the LOC130816161 gene encoding uncharacterized protein LOC130816161 isoform X2, translated as MATLTPPLTNTFSSMLPGPPGRNNAGAIDITSSSTLLAFASGSSVSLVDIRSMQLIAVVPLPPPQSSSSSSSPSLSPFVTSVKWAPHSLRQFDILSSDSLSSSSHLLLAVGDRQGRLSLFDFKSKSVVLWFETDHNSLKLGIQEMCWVKSSLDSWALAVITGPHMVSIFSASTGKCFFKYDAVSEFLSCIRRDPFDSRHLVVLGLKGFLLSVKLIGESEDDVILQELQVRTDCSELMKLERDLVGSGGNPVPTSPASAMFPNYPVKCAFSLEWRHILFVTFPRELVVFDLQYETALFRANLPRGGKFLDVLPDPNSELVYCVHLDGKLSTWRRREGEQAYAICTMQELMPSVGSFVPSPSILAAVICESDCVLQNIGKIYSDVPHTPFSDEDYDNPFDFCDESLPAAKTHLISISDDGKVWNWLLTAEGPEVAPKDASKMITPVNNVSRTSDLNIGNEISKGSSTNQRSERVRGRERSSNLTVYPEDTLFKISLVGQLHLLSSTVTTLAVPSPSLTATLARGGNLPAAVVPLVALGTQSGTIEIIDVSANAVTTSFVVHNGVVRGLRWLGNSRLVSFSFTQANEKSGGYINSLVVTCVRSGLNRSFRIFKKPEKAPIRALKASSSGRYLLILFHDNPVEVWAMTKNPIMLRSLALPLTILEWTLPTVPRPSAPTRQSSISLKDRIVGQSGTSSPKAPENESSQESKPVSAEGSQEESSESFAFALVNGAIGVFEVQGRRIKDFRPKWPSSSFVSSDGLITAMAYRLPHVVMGDRSGNIRWWDVTTGHTSSFNTHREGIRRIKFSPVVTGDRSRGRVAVLFYDNTFAVYDLDSPDPLANSVLQPQCPGTLVLELDWLHVRTHNDDPLVLCIAGADSSFRLVEVTLNDRRIAHGVIKERFRPMPLCTPMLLPTPHALALRMILQLGVKPSWFNTSSITIDKRLHHISGTPKSAGELRSYIIDSSYVGDVAVSEMLLKVLEPYRQEGCILDDERARLYAKIMNKGSSVRLAFAAMIFGESAEALFWLQLPRALNHLINKSLIKQPQKNTLSDPVLQVDDLTEITSCGKTLPGSDRRESLSQGQLRLMAFEQEELWETANERILWHEKLNGEDAIQNRVHDLVTVGNLEAAVSLLLSTSPESHYFYANSLRAVALASAVSKSLLELAVKVVAANMVRTDKSLSGTHLLCAVGRHQEACSQLQDAGCWTDAATLAATHLKGSDYSRVMQRWADHVLHTEHNLWRPL; from the exons ATGGCTACCCTCACACCGCCATTAACAAACACATTTTCATCAATGCTTCCAGGTCCTCCTGGTCGCAACAATGCCGGAGCTATTGACATCACATCTTCCTCAACTCTCTTAGCTTTCGCATCTGGCAGCTCAGTTTCTCTCGTCGACATCAGATCCATGCAATTAATCGCCGTCGTTCCTCTCCCACCTCCTCaatcctcttcttcttcctcatctccTTCTCTTTCCCCTTTCGTCACCTCCGTTAAATGGGCTCCACACTCCCTACGTCAATTCGATATTCTCTCCTCCGATTCTCTTTCCTCATCTTCTCACCTTCTCCTTGCTGTTGGTGACAGACAAGGTAGATTATCACTTTTTGATTTCAAATCTAAATCCGTTGTTCTTTGGTTCGAAACCGATCATAATTCGCTTAAACTTGGAATTCAGGAAATGTGTTGGGTTAAATCAAGTTTAGATTCGTGGGCGCTCGCTGTTATTACTGGTCCACATATGGTGTCGATTTTTTCAGCATCAACGGGAAAATGTTTCTTTAAATACGACGCCGTTTCGGAGTTTCTTTCGTGTATACGGCGTGATCCGTTTGATTCTCGGCATCTTGTTGTTTTAGGGTTAAAGGGTTTTTTACTCTCGGTTAAATTGATTGGAGAATCTGAAGACGATGTCATTTTGCAGGAACTTCAAGTTAGGACGGATTGTTCTGAATTGATGAAATTAGAGAGGGATTTAGTTGGCAGTGGTGGTAACCCAGTCCCTACTTCTCCTGCATCGGCAATGTTTCCCAATTATCCTGTGAAATGTGCGTTTTCGTTGGAATGGAGACATATATTGTTTGTGACGTTTCCTAGGGAGTTAGTAGTGTTTGATTTGCAGTATGAGACGGCATTGTTTAGGGCAAATTTGCCGCGTGGAGGGAAGTTTCTTGATGTATTGCCGGACCCCAATAGTGAGCTGGTGTATTGTGTTCATCTTGATGGGAAGCTTAGTACTTGGAGACGACGCGA AGGTGAACAGGCATATGCAATTTGTACAATGCAAGAATTGATGCCTTCAGTTGGCTCATTTGTTCCTTCCCCCTCCATTCTTGCTGCTGTTATCTGCGAATCTGATTGTGTTCTTCAGAATATTGGCAAGATTTATTCTGATGTCCCTCATACTCCTTTTAGTGATGAGGACTACGATAATCCTTTCGATTTTTGCGATGAGTCTCTTCCTGCCGCGAAGACTCATTTGATCTCTATTTCTGATGATGGAAAAGTATGGAATTGGCTTCTAACGGCTGAAGGGCCTGAGGTGGCTCCCAAAGACGCGTCAAAGATGATAACACCTGTGAATAATGTATCACGTACTTCAGATTTGAATATCGGTAATGAAATTTCTAAGGGATCTTCGACAAACCAAAGATCTGAACGTGTAAGAGGGAGAGAGCGTTCATCTAATTTAACCGTCTATCCTGAAGACACATTGTTTAAG ATAAGCTTAGTTGGACAGTTACATCTTCTTTCTTCAACGGTGACTACACTTGCTGTACCATCCCCTTCTTTAACAGCTACTTTGGCCC gTGGTGGCAATCTACCTGCTGCGGTTGTTCCGCTGGTTGCTCTGGGTACCCAAAGTGGCACAATTGAGATCATTGATGTTTCTGCCAATGCTGTTACAACGTCTTTTGTTGTTCATAATGGGGTTGTAAGGGGATTAAGATGGCTTGGAAATTCTCGTTTGGTATCTTTTTCTTTCACTCAG GCCAATGAAAAATCCGGAGGCTACATTAACAGTCTTGTTGTGACATGTGTAAGAAGTGGTCTTAATCGGTCGTTTCGGATTTTTAAAAAGCCAGAAAAGGCACCCATACGAGCTCTCAAAGCTTCTTCATCCGGAAG ATATTTGCTGATTCTATTTCATGATAATCCTGTGGAGGTGTGGGCAATGACAAAGAACCCTATTATG CTTAGATCACTAGCACTTCCACTTACGATACTGGAGTGGACTCTCCCAACAGTTCCTCGACCATCTGCACCAACTAGGCAATCCTCGATATCATTAAAGGATCGGATAGTTGGTCAATCTGGGACATCATCCCCAAAGGCCCCAGAGAATGAATCTTCTCAAGAATCTA AGCCGGTGAGTGCTGAGGGATCTCAGGAGGAAAGCTCGGAGAGCTTTGCTTTTGCACTTGTTAATGGTGCAATTGGAGTTTTTGAGGtacaaggaagaagaatcaaaGACTTCAG ACCAAAGTGGCCTTCGTCTTCATTTGTTTCATCTGATGGGTTGATTACTGCTATGGCTTATCGACTTCCTCATGTG GTTATGGGGGACAGATCTGGTAACATACGCTGGTGGGATGTAACAACTGGGCACACTTCCTCATTCAATACTCATAGAGAAGGAATAAGAAGGATAAAATTTTCACCTGTTGTTACTGGAGATCGAAGTCGAGGACGTGTTGCGGTTCTTTTTTATGACAACACATTTGCAGTGTATGACCTT GACTCACCAGATCCTCTAGCAAACTCCGTTTTACAACCCCAATGTCCCGGAACATTGGTTTTGGAACTTGATTGGCTGCATGTGCGGACTCATAATGATGATCCATTAGTCTTGTGCATTGCTGGAGCTGATAGCAGTTTTAGACTTGTTGAGGTTACTCT AAATGACCGAAGAATCGCACATGGAGTAATCAAGGAGAGGTTTCGGCCAATGCCTCTGTGTACGCCAATGTTACTTCCTACTCCACATGCCCTG GCATTGCGAATGATTTTGCAGCTGGGCGTAAAACCCTCTTGGTTTAACACAAGCAGCATAACAATTGATAAAAGGCTTCACCACATTTCGGGGACTCCAAAATCAGCTGGAGAACTTCGCAGTTACATTATTGATTCTTCATATGTTGGCGATGTTGCGGTATCAGAGATGCTTCTCAAAGTATTGGAGCCCTATCGTCAAGAAG GTTGCATACTTGATGATGAAAGAGCTAGACTGTATGCTAAAATAATGAACAAAGGTTCTTCGGTGAGGCTTGCGTTTGCTGCTATGATCTTTGGTGAATCAGCTGAGGCGCTTTTCTGGTTACAGCTGCCTCGAGCACTTAACCATTTGATTAATAAGTCACTTATTAAGCAGCCTCAGAAAAACACTTTGTCAGATCCAGTGCTTCAGGTTGATGATCTGACTGAAATAACATCATGCGGTAAAACATTACCTGGGTCAGACAGAAGGGAATCACTG AGTCAAGGCCAACTTAGATTAATGGCATTTGAGCAAGAAGAGTTGTGGGAGACTGCTAATGAACGAATACTTTGGCATGAGAAATTGAATGGGGAAGATGCTATACAAAACCGTGTCCATGA TCTTGTTACAGTGGGAAACTTAGAAGCTGCTGTGAGTTTATTACTATCCACTTCTCCTGAAAGTCATTACTTTTATGCGAATTCGCTGCGTGCAGTTGCCCTTGCTTCTGCAGTGTCCAAGTCTCTTCTTGAACTTGCTGTTAAG GTTGTTGCAGCCAACATGGTAAGGACAGATAAGTCGTTGTCTGGTACCCATCTGCTTTGCGCTGTTGGGAGGCATCAAGAAGCTTGTTCTCAG CTACAAGATGCTGGATGTTGGACTGATGCTGCAACTCTCGCTGCCACACATTTAAAGGGTTCTGATTACTCCAG GGTAATGCAAAGATGGGCAGACCATGTTCTTCACACTGAGCACAATCTTTGGAG GCCACTCTAA